From the Helicobacter sp. MIT 05-5293 genome, one window contains:
- the rpe gene encoding ribulose-phosphate 3-epimerase — protein MKPTHTLVAPSILSADFLRLGEEIDAICKGECDYIHIDVMDGHFVPNLTLGPVVIEKLSSLTNKPLDIHLMVENVPFFVDLFLPLKPAILSVHIEEVKHLHRLIKHIQSCGTKAGVVLNPHTSEAALEYVLPEVDLVLLMSVNPGFGGQTFIPSTLQKLEKIVKMRDKLNPQCLIEVDGGVNDKNIAMLKEKGVDMVVAGSYIFNSKDYAKAIASLR, from the coding sequence GTGAAACCTACACACACTTTGGTTGCCCCAAGTATTTTATCAGCGGACTTTTTGCGTTTAGGAGAGGAGATTGATGCTATTTGTAAAGGTGAATGCGATTATATTCATATTGATGTGATGGACGGACATTTTGTGCCAAATCTTACTTTGGGTCCTGTCGTGATTGAGAAACTTTCAAGTCTTACAAATAAGCCACTAGATATACATTTAATGGTTGAAAATGTGCCGTTTTTTGTGGATTTATTTTTGCCTCTTAAACCTGCAATTTTGAGTGTGCATATTGAAGAGGTTAAGCATTTGCATCGATTGATCAAACATATCCAATCCTGTGGCACAAAAGCCGGTGTGGTGCTCAATCCTCACACGAGTGAAGCGGCTCTTGAGTATGTTTTGCCCGAAGTAGATTTGGTGCTTTTGATGAGTGTGAATCCGGGTTTTGGTGGGCAAACATTTATCCCTAGCACATTGCAAAAACTTGAGAAAATTGTAAAAATGCGTGATAAACTGAATCCGCAGTGCTTGATTGAGGTCGATGGTGGCGTAAATGATAAAAATATTGCGATGCTTAAAGAAAAAGGCGTGGATATGGTCGTTGCAGGGAGTTATATTTTTAACTCAAAAGATTATGCAAAAGCTATAGCCTCTTTGCGATAG
- a CDS encoding 3'-5' exonuclease, with protein MTYAQLLEKLREGAMPQKLFQTYIKNIGGLYVDIDTEIEMLKAAGAPLQESYVGNEVYVDLSTKHLDWREACFCFVDIETNGAKPQSAQIIEIGAIKMKKGKMIDRFESYVYAKEIPENITQLTGICYQDIAQAPSAKSVLGEFQRFLGKDVFVAHNVNFDYGFIHYHLQQLGLFGLFNPKLCTIELAKKTILSPRYALSFLNEFLGIGTPIAHRAYADALTSLRIFEIATMMIPPSVQSLQNLIDFSRGRLKAPAKISF; from the coding sequence ATGACTTATGCACAATTACTTGAGAAATTGCGCGAAGGTGCGATGCCACAAAAACTTTTTCAGACTTATATCAAAAACATAGGCGGACTTTATGTGGATATTGACACTGAAATAGAAATGCTCAAAGCCGCAGGTGCACCCTTACAAGAATCTTATGTCGGGAATGAAGTATATGTAGATTTATCGACAAAGCATCTTGATTGGCGTGAAGCGTGTTTTTGTTTTGTGGATATTGAAACCAATGGAGCAAAGCCTCAAAGTGCGCAGATTATTGAGATAGGTGCGATAAAAATGAAAAAGGGAAAAATGATTGATCGTTTTGAAAGTTATGTGTATGCAAAAGAAATTCCTGAAAATATCACACAGCTTACTGGTATTTGTTATCAAGATATTGCACAAGCACCTAGTGCGAAATCCGTCTTGGGTGAATTTCAAAGATTCTTAGGGAAAGATGTGTTTGTCGCTCATAATGTAAATTTTGATTATGGATTTATTCATTATCATTTGCAACAACTTGGTTTGTTTGGCTTGTTTAATCCCAAGCTCTGCACGATTGAATTAGCAAAAAAAACGATTCTTTCGCCTCGCTATGCGCTGTCTTTTCTGAATGAGTTTTTGGGGATTGGCACACCGATAGCGCACCGAGCCTATGCGGACGCATTGACAAGTTTAAGAATCTTTGAAATTGCAACAATGATGATACCGCCCTCTGTGCAAAGCCTTCAGAATCTGATTGATTTTTCAAGAGGTCGATTAAAAGCTCCAGCAAAGATTTCTTTTTAG
- the prmC gene encoding peptide chain release factor N(5)-glutamine methyltransferase, which produces MSLCIAQALKNASSALKEASLKYQFALREHLESELLLAFVLQQPRVYLHTHGTDILDDETFRRFEHCIALRAQGTPIEYITNQVSFYGRDFFVNPHTLIPRPETEILIDVASEIITSHHLTQIVEIGTGSGIISTTLAIKCPESHFIATDINTEILKVAHKNISYYHLSDRITLLQNNILRDPFPQPCEILISNPPYIKDRYPISKPLTYEPPHALFGGEDGLDILFAIINVAAQNHLWLVCEIGYDQKAILSEILEKHQAQNIMFYKDLSGWDRGFSAYFH; this is translated from the coding sequence ATGTCTCTTTGCATTGCCCAAGCCCTTAAAAATGCCTCTTCTGCGCTCAAAGAGGCGAGCTTAAAATATCAATTTGCATTGAGAGAACATTTAGAATCCGAGCTTCTACTCGCATTTGTCCTTCAACAACCTCGTGTATATTTACACACGCATGGCACTGATATTTTAGATGATGAGACATTCAGACGATTCGAGCATTGTATCGCTTTACGCGCACAAGGAACACCCATTGAGTATATTACAAATCAAGTAAGCTTTTATGGGCGAGATTTTTTTGTGAATCCTCACACACTAATTCCACGCCCAGAAACAGAGATTCTTATTGATGTCGCGAGTGAAATCATTACTTCGCATCATCTTACACAAATCGTAGAAATTGGGACAGGTTCAGGTATCATCTCCACCACATTAGCAATCAAATGCCCAGAATCACACTTTATCGCTACAGACATTAATACAGAGATTCTCAAAGTCGCTCACAAAAATATCTCATATTATCATCTTAGTGATCGTATCACATTATTACAAAACAATATTTTACGCGACCCATTCCCCCAACCTTGCGAGATTCTTATCTCCAATCCTCCCTATATCAAAGATCGCTACCCCATTAGCAAACCCTTGACTTATGAGCCTCCTCATGCTTTATTTGGAGGGGAAGATGGCTTAGACATATTGTTTGCCATTATTAATGTGGCTGCACAAAATCATTTATGGCTTGTGTGTGAGATTGGATACGACCAAAAAGCAATCCTTAGTGAGATTCTCGAAAAACACCAAGCACAAAACATTATGTTTTACAAAGATCTAAGCGGTTGGGATAGAGGATTTAGCGCGTATTTTCATTAG
- a CDS encoding M48 family metallopeptidase has product MSDLFILLVCLFLCGYILPSIILSILQMNHINKELKKPAILLESDDYIQAGEYSIASLKLSIAQKILEGIMFVFWVSVGFTWLQGLSVEINNNHYIQSIAFVLSYIIISDIIQFPFAFYETFKLDKKYGFTHQTLGLFLSDTFKKLLITFVLGSLIAFLLIFIIEQFEHWWIVGFFTLLCVVILANLIYPTIIAPMFNKFTPLDDENLKARIESLMNKSGFKSNGIFVIDASRRDERLNAYFGGLGKSKRVVLFDTLLDKISSDGLIAILGHELGHFKHKDLLKNIGIMAFVLFILFFVVGHLPVALFDTLGIDYDGAGVLVTLILIAPIISFWFMPLIGYFSRRAEYAADEYGASLSSKHCLANALVRLVNENKSFPSSHPAYIFFYYTHPPLLQRLKALDYDI; this is encoded by the coding sequence GTGTCTGATCTTTTTATTTTATTAGTATGCTTATTTCTGTGTGGCTATATTTTGCCAAGCATTATTTTAAGCATTCTTCAAATGAACCATATCAACAAAGAGCTTAAAAAACCTGCCATTTTGTTAGAAAGCGATGATTATATCCAAGCCGGAGAATACTCGATTGCTTCTTTAAAACTTTCAATTGCTCAAAAGATTCTTGAAGGTATTATGTTTGTTTTTTGGGTCAGCGTAGGTTTTACATGGCTTCAAGGCTTATCGGTAGAAATAAACAATAATCATTATATCCAAAGTATTGCTTTTGTTTTAAGCTACATCATTATCAGTGATATTATCCAGTTTCCCTTTGCATTTTACGAGACATTTAAGCTCGATAAAAAATATGGCTTTACTCATCAAACTTTAGGCTTATTTTTGTCTGATACTTTCAAAAAACTGCTTATTACTTTTGTATTAGGTAGCCTCATTGCTTTTCTTTTGATTTTTATAATCGAACAATTTGAGCATTGGTGGATTGTCGGATTCTTTACCCTGCTTTGTGTTGTCATACTTGCAAATCTCATCTATCCCACGATTATCGCCCCTATGTTTAACAAATTCACACCTCTTGATGATGAAAATCTCAAGGCGCGTATTGAATCTCTGATGAACAAAAGTGGCTTCAAAAGTAACGGAATCTTTGTCATTGATGCAAGCAGACGTGATGAACGGCTTAATGCGTATTTTGGAGGATTAGGCAAAAGCAAACGCGTAGTGTTATTTGATACATTACTTGATAAAATCAGCTCTGATGGCTTGATTGCTATTTTGGGACATGAATTGGGACATTTCAAGCATAAAGACTTATTGAAAAACATCGGCATTATGGCATTTGTCCTTTTTATTTTATTTTTTGTCGTAGGACATTTACCTGTAGCATTATTTGACACATTAGGCATTGATTATGATGGTGCAGGTGTGCTTGTTACTCTGATTCTGATTGCTCCCATTATATCTTTTTGGTTTATGCCCTTGATTGGGTATTTTTCTCGTAGGGCTGAATATGCAGCCGATGAATATGGTGCAAGTCTCTCAAGCAAACATTGCCTTGCAAATGCCTTAGTAAGACTTGTCAATGAAAATAAAAGCTTTCCTAGCTCTCACCCTGCCTATATTTTCTTTTATTACACTCACCCTCCGCTTTTACAAAGACTTAAAGCCCTTGATTATGACATATAA
- the pyrG gene encoding CTP synthase (glutamine hydrolyzing) gives MANSVKYIFVTGGVLSSLGKGITSSSIATLLQHSGYKVSILKIDPYINVDPGTMSPLEHGEVFVTCDGAETDLDIGHYERFLNRDLSKINNFTTGQVYMSVIDKERKGKYLGKTIQIVPHIVDEIKHRIKLAGEGNEFLVVELGGTVGDIEGMPYLEAMRQMKHELGNKQVISIHVTLIPLVRAAGELKTKPTQHSVQELRRIGISPQILVARCERPLDKELKRKLAMSCDVDDDSVIVAEDTESIYKCPLNFLEEGILSPIARYLNLQELNPKMDDWDILVKKIIAPKTSVNIGFVGKYLSLKESYKSLIEALIHAGANIDTRVNIKWIDSENLHQDITLLEDVDSILIPGGFGERGIQGKLKAIQYAREHQIPLLGICLGMQLAMIEFARNVLGISEANSVEFDTHTKEPIVYLIEDFIDAEGKKQFRTHTSPMGGTMRLGEYECQIKKDTKLYQAYGCQTLIKERHRHRYEVNPKYREVFHNNGMIISGESNGLIESIELKDHPWFVGVQFHPEFTSRLQRPNPVILEFVKQSLAFKKADNTFDNS, from the coding sequence ATGGCAAATTCAGTGAAATACATCTTTGTAACAGGTGGCGTATTGAGTTCTTTGGGAAAGGGTATTACTTCTTCTTCGATAGCGACTTTGCTTCAGCATAGCGGGTATAAGGTATCGATTCTAAAAATTGATCCCTATATCAATGTCGATCCGGGCACGATGAGTCCTTTAGAGCATGGAGAAGTATTTGTTACTTGTGATGGGGCAGAGACGGACCTAGACATCGGGCATTATGAGCGATTTTTGAATAGGGATTTGTCTAAGATTAATAACTTTACTACAGGACAAGTCTATATGTCTGTGATTGATAAAGAGCGTAAGGGTAAGTATTTAGGTAAAACAATACAAATCGTGCCACATATTGTTGATGAAATCAAACATCGTATCAAGCTTGCTGGTGAAGGAAATGAGTTTCTTGTCGTAGAGCTTGGAGGGACGGTCGGAGATATTGAGGGAATGCCTTATTTAGAGGCGATGAGACAAATGAAACATGAGTTAGGTAATAAACAAGTGATTAGTATTCATGTTACACTTATCCCGCTTGTGCGTGCAGCCGGTGAGCTTAAGACAAAGCCTACACAGCATTCTGTGCAAGAGCTTAGACGCATTGGGATTTCTCCGCAGATTCTTGTTGCTCGTTGTGAGCGTCCTTTAGATAAAGAATTAAAACGCAAACTTGCGATGAGTTGTGATGTCGATGATGATAGTGTAATTGTCGCTGAAGATACAGAAAGTATCTATAAATGTCCTTTGAATTTTCTCGAAGAGGGGATTCTCTCACCTATTGCAAGATATTTGAATCTGCAAGAGTTAAACCCAAAAATGGACGATTGGGACATACTTGTCAAAAAGATTATTGCACCAAAAACGAGCGTAAATATTGGATTTGTGGGCAAATATCTAAGCCTTAAAGAATCGTATAAATCCTTAATCGAAGCGTTGATTCACGCGGGAGCAAATATTGATACACGCGTGAATATCAAGTGGATTGATAGTGAGAATCTTCATCAAGACATCACGCTTTTAGAAGATGTGGATTCTATCCTTATACCGGGAGGATTTGGCGAACGAGGCATACAAGGAAAACTCAAAGCCATACAATACGCACGAGAACATCAGATTCCATTACTTGGAATCTGCTTGGGAATGCAGTTGGCAATGATTGAATTTGCCCGTAATGTTTTGGGGATTAGTGAGGCGAATTCTGTGGAGTTTGACACACACACAAAAGAGCCTATTGTTTATTTGATTGAGGATTTTATCGATGCGGAGGGTAAAAAACAATTCCGCACGCATACTTCGCCCATGGGAGGGACAATGCGTCTAGGAGAATACGAATGCCAAATCAAAAAAGACACCAAACTCTATCAAGCTTATGGGTGTCAGACATTGATTAAAGAGCGGCATCGCCATCGCTATGAGGTTAATCCTAAATATCGTGAGGTTTTCCACAATAACGGAATGATCATCAGTGGCGAGTCAAATGGTTTGATAGAATCTATTGAGCTAAAAGACCACCCATGGTTTGTGGGAGTGCAGTTTCACCCTGAATTTACTTCGCGATTGCAGAGACCAAATCCTGTGATTCTTGAATTTGTCAAGCAAAGTCTTGCTTTTAAGAAAGCTGATAATACCTTTGATAATAGTTAA